A single window of Candidatus Zixiibacteriota bacterium DNA harbors:
- a CDS encoding efflux RND transporter periplasmic adaptor subunit, producing the protein MEPKENRAEISSLRIDKSRKFDDRPKSNVWRYLLAAVGIVVLILVYFQFREKVVPSTKVQSTSVILLGGSDATADLVATGYVVAQRMAEVASKGTGRLEYLGFEEGDTVSAGEVIARLDNNDMKANLNVAAAALRQAEVDTLNAGRDFRRRKALLQSGAITNAELELSETNYNNALARVQGSAAAVTVAEVNLENTFIRAPFNGTVLMKNADVGEIVAPFASSASSKGSVVTLADMNSLEVEADVNESNIVKVQIGQRCEIVLDAYPSVTYAGHVKKIVPTADRSRATVLTKIAFDEIDKKVLPEMSARVNFFTKQEDTTSAEVNAIAVDKEAITSRNGQSIVFRIDGDRATAVPVTTGRELGRLVEIISGLSQGDQVVLSPPGKMTTGQKIELSS; encoded by the coding sequence ATGGAACCTAAAGAGAACAGAGCGGAGATATCGTCGCTCCGCATCGACAAAAGCCGCAAATTCGACGATCGTCCCAAAAGCAATGTCTGGCGGTATCTGTTGGCCGCAGTCGGCATAGTTGTACTGATACTTGTCTACTTCCAGTTTCGTGAAAAAGTCGTTCCGTCGACCAAAGTTCAATCGACGTCAGTGATCCTCTTAGGCGGCTCGGATGCAACCGCGGACCTTGTTGCGACAGGGTATGTGGTGGCTCAACGTATGGCCGAAGTGGCGTCAAAGGGAACAGGCCGGCTTGAGTATCTGGGCTTCGAGGAGGGGGATACCGTATCCGCGGGAGAGGTAATCGCGCGTCTTGATAATAATGATATGAAGGCAAATCTCAATGTCGCAGCGGCGGCTCTCCGACAGGCGGAAGTTGACACACTCAATGCAGGACGGGATTTTCGCAGACGGAAGGCATTGCTCCAATCAGGAGCTATAACGAATGCGGAGCTTGAGTTATCGGAGACAAACTATAACAATGCTCTGGCACGAGTGCAGGGCTCGGCCGCAGCGGTGACAGTAGCCGAGGTTAATCTCGAAAATACATTTATCAGGGCGCCGTTTAACGGCACAGTGTTAATGAAAAATGCCGATGTTGGCGAGATTGTCGCTCCGTTTGCATCATCGGCTTCATCGAAAGGTTCAGTGGTCACCCTTGCCGATATGAACTCACTCGAAGTGGAAGCCGATGTCAACGAGTCTAACATTGTAAAAGTACAGATCGGCCAGCGATGCGAGATTGTTCTCGATGCTTACCCCAGCGTTACCTATGCCGGTCACGTGAAAAAAATTGTGCCCACGGCAGATCGCTCGCGCGCGACAGTACTTACCAAAATTGCATTTGATGAGATAGATAAGAAAGTTCTTCCGGAAATGTCGGCGCGGGTCAATTTCTTTACTAAACAAGAAGACACAACCAGCGCCGAGGTCAATGCAATCGCCGTCGATAAAGAGGCAATAACAAGCCGTAATGGACAAAGCATTGTTTTTCGCATCGACGGCGACCGCGCAACTGCGGTTCCGGTTACAACTGGCAGAGAACTCGGAAGGCTTGTCGAAATAATAAGCGGGCTATCACAGGGTGATCAAGTTGTTCTTTCCCCTCCGGGCAAAATGACCACCGGACAAAAAATAGAATTATCATCTTAA
- a CDS encoding iron-sulfur cluster assembly protein, whose amino-acid sequence MMNNVTKAVHSITKEQMIEALRPITDPEIRIGIVDLGLVYDVDINDAGEAKVKMTLTSPACPFGEMIIAMCHRAIEELDGVTKVDVVIVWEPVWDPKEMASDLAKDQLGIW is encoded by the coding sequence ATGATGAATAATGTTACCAAAGCTGTTCACTCGATCACAAAAGAGCAAATGATCGAAGCCCTTCGGCCTATTACCGATCCGGAGATTCGGATTGGGATCGTCGATCTTGGACTCGTATACGATGTTGACATAAACGATGCCGGTGAGGCCAAAGTCAAAATGACGCTCACTAGTCCGGCCTGTCCGTTCGGGGAGATGATCATCGCGATGTGCCACCGGGCCATAGAAGAGCTCGATGGTGTTACCAAAGTCGATGTCGTTATTGTCTGGGAACCAGTTTGGGACCCGAAGGAGATGGCCTCAGATTTGGCCAAAGACCAGTTGGGTATCTGGTAG
- a CDS encoding SUF system NifU family Fe-S cluster assembly protein has product MNASLDDMYREIILEHYRSPRGKKQVARVDISSDGINPSCGDEIALRVEMNQGNLADIHVDCKGCAISVASASMLVETVKGKSFEDARRIVEAVRSMLKGEGIAPEIQDLGDLNSLSGVQKFPVRIKCALLAWVTLLEGMRNYSAGNGALTANISTEEEIA; this is encoded by the coding sequence ATGAACGCTTCACTCGATGACATGTACCGCGAAATTATTCTCGAGCACTACCGCTCTCCCCGGGGGAAAAAACAGGTCGCCCGTGTCGATATCAGCTCCGATGGCATTAATCCGTCATGTGGCGATGAAATCGCGCTCCGCGTTGAAATGAACCAAGGCAATCTTGCGGATATCCATGTTGATTGCAAAGGCTGCGCGATATCGGTGGCTTCGGCATCGATGCTCGTCGAGACTGTAAAAGGTAAGAGCTTCGAAGATGCCCGGCGTATAGTGGAAGCAGTCAGAAGCATGCTCAAAGGGGAAGGGATCGCGCCCGAAATTCAGGATTTGGGGGATCTCAATTCTCTGAGCGGCGTGCAGAAATTTCCAGTTAGAATAAAATGCGCCTTGTTGGCCTGGGTGACGCTGCTTGAAGGAATGAGAAACTATTCCGCAGGAAACGGCGCTTTGACGGCGAATATATCAACCGAGGAAGAAATTGCCTGA
- a CDS encoding cysteine desulfurase, whose protein sequence is MSTHVQQKSIKVGDLTLGLDVEKIKADFPILPQQINGHRLVYLDNAATSQKPNVVIHSLIDYYKKNNANVHRGLHTLAERATEGYERTRKHTAKFIGGTRPEEIIFTRGATEAINLIAYSWGEVNISEGDEIVITEMEHHANFVPWFMIAQRKKAILKKIPITLCGHLDLSSIDEIITSKTKLVAVSHMSNVLGTINPLDEIIAAAHKHGAVVVVDGAQAVPHMPVNVKELNADFYTFSSHKMLGPTGVGILYGKKELLDAMPPFNFGGEMIREVRFDKVTFNTLPNKFEAGTPNIADVIAFDSALTYLENLGMDAVRLHERELTRYAIEKLSAIPKLEIQGPLDAAHRGGAISFTDADLHPHDISTFLDSRGIAIRAGHHCAQPLMKALGKVATARASVYIYNDETDIDALADAIIEMRKYFGV, encoded by the coding sequence ATGTCAACACATGTGCAGCAGAAAAGTATTAAGGTCGGCGACCTGACGCTCGGTCTGGACGTCGAGAAGATCAAAGCCGATTTCCCCATTTTGCCTCAGCAGATAAATGGTCACAGATTGGTCTATCTCGATAACGCTGCAACCTCGCAGAAGCCGAATGTGGTTATCCACTCGTTAATCGATTACTACAAGAAAAATAATGCCAATGTCCATCGCGGGCTTCATACTCTCGCCGAGCGGGCAACCGAAGGATATGAGAGAACCAGAAAGCACACAGCCAAATTTATAGGCGGCACGCGTCCCGAAGAAATAATCTTCACCCGGGGCGCGACCGAAGCTATAAATCTTATTGCCTATTCATGGGGCGAGGTCAATATTTCAGAAGGGGATGAGATTGTCATCACCGAAATGGAGCACCATGCCAATTTTGTGCCTTGGTTTATGATTGCCCAACGCAAGAAAGCAATCCTGAAGAAAATCCCGATAACCCTCTGCGGCCATCTCGATCTGAGTTCGATTGACGAGATTATTACATCCAAGACCAAACTTGTGGCTGTCAGCCACATGTCAAATGTACTGGGGACGATAAATCCTCTCGATGAAATTATTGCAGCTGCCCACAAACATGGCGCCGTTGTCGTTGTCGATGGAGCGCAGGCGGTGCCGCATATGCCGGTAAATGTGAAAGAGCTGAATGCCGATTTCTATACTTTTTCGTCGCATAAAATGCTCGGTCCGACTGGTGTCGGCATTCTCTATGGCAAAAAAGAACTCCTTGATGCGATGCCGCCGTTTAATTTTGGCGGGGAAATGATTCGCGAAGTTCGTTTTGATAAAGTTACGTTTAATACCCTGCCGAACAAATTTGAAGCTGGCACGCCGAATATCGCCGATGTTATCGCATTCGACTCCGCCCTCACCTATTTGGAAAATCTCGGCATGGACGCTGTCCGTCTGCATGAGCGCGAATTGACCCGTTACGCTATCGAAAAATTATCTGCCATTCCGAAACTTGAAATTCAGGGTCCGCTCGATGCCGCTCATCGCGGCGGAGCGATTTCATTTACCGATGCCGATCTGCACCCCCATGATATCAGCACATTTTTAGACTCACGCGGCATTGCCATCCGCGCCGGACATCACTGCGCTCAGCCGCTCATGAAGGCATTGGGGAAAGTCGCCACCGCTCGCGCCTCGGTCTATATTTACAATGACGAGACCGATATCGATGCGCTAGCCGACGCCATTATCGAGATGAGAAAGTATTTTGGTGTATGA
- a CDS encoding Rieske 2Fe-2S domain-containing protein: MSTFVRIASTEDIPQGKLKAFEVNHVLIVVAHTVDGFYAVADECTHDSEPIHTGRIRGNEIMCSRHGARFDLKTGAVTAPPAVVPIDTYELKIEGEEIFVRV; encoded by the coding sequence ATGAGTACTTTTGTTCGAATTGCTTCGACGGAAGATATCCCGCAGGGGAAACTCAAAGCCTTCGAGGTTAATCATGTTCTAATCGTGGTCGCTCATACTGTCGATGGATTTTACGCTGTCGCGGATGAATGTACCCATGACTCAGAACCTATTCACACGGGCAGGATCCGCGGCAACGAGATAATGTGTTCGAGGCATGGAGCGCGCTTTGACCTGAAAACTGGCGCGGTGACTGCGCCTCCGGCGGTCGTGCCGATTGATACGTACGAGTTGAAAATTGAAGGAGAAGAGATTTTTGTCCGTGTGTAA
- the sufD gene encoding Fe-S cluster assembly protein SufD produces the protein MMKNTELETSDKQTWLSEKRKLSLERFNEQPLPRRGLNLWRYTDPNKFIAVPNTAGVEAKTGRQPPGAENEKKNLANGHLAALAVDFACREIGVEMGSEARSKGVVVSSLSAAVLSHPEIVEKYLYSLINDQFGKFEAMNGAMWNDGIFVYVPKNITIEKPIHLVRESAEAGASQFPRLLIVIGENAEATIIDEYRGGSLDSDKAPTQSNGAVEIIGLANSRTRYVSLQRQGSGVNAYLTHRARIEKSATMLTIPLAFGGSTTKQNFGVILDGQGADSKMAGLLFGTDYQHFDNHTLHHHSAGQTTSNINFKVVLKDKAHSAYTGLIRIDKTAKTCAAYQENRNLLLNPGTKAETVPELEILNEDVSCTHGATVGPIDPLQLFYLSCRGIAHKDAVRMIVSGYVASTFGLLPEDLREQISAYVTARLEEI, from the coding sequence ATGATGAAGAATACAGAATTAGAAACATCGGACAAACAGACATGGCTGAGCGAAAAACGAAAGCTGTCTCTGGAGCGATTCAACGAACAGCCTCTGCCCCGCCGCGGCCTGAATTTGTGGCGTTACACCGACCCGAATAAATTTATTGCAGTTCCAAATACTGCAGGTGTCGAGGCTAAAACCGGAAGGCAGCCCCCCGGGGCAGAAAACGAGAAGAAGAATTTAGCCAACGGCCATCTCGCTGCACTCGCCGTTGATTTTGCGTGCCGTGAGATAGGTGTGGAGATGGGCAGCGAAGCCCGATCCAAAGGCGTGGTTGTTTCTTCGTTGAGTGCGGCTGTACTCTCGCATCCGGAAATAGTCGAAAAATATCTCTACTCGCTCATCAATGATCAGTTCGGGAAGTTTGAAGCAATGAATGGCGCGATGTGGAACGATGGGATATTTGTATATGTCCCAAAAAACATAACTATCGAAAAGCCTATTCATTTAGTTCGCGAGTCCGCCGAGGCTGGCGCTTCTCAGTTTCCGAGACTGCTTATTGTTATCGGTGAGAATGCCGAAGCAACAATTATTGACGAATACCGGGGCGGTTCGCTTGATTCCGACAAAGCTCCGACACAAAGCAATGGCGCGGTCGAAATTATCGGTCTGGCAAATAGCCGGACGCGCTATGTCTCGCTTCAACGTCAGGGATCAGGAGTCAATGCCTATCTGACCCACCGCGCACGTATTGAGAAGAGCGCGACTATGCTGACCATTCCGCTCGCCTTTGGCGGATCGACGACCAAGCAAAACTTCGGCGTTATCCTCGATGGTCAGGGGGCTGACAGTAAAATGGCCGGCCTTTTGTTCGGTACCGATTACCAACACTTTGATAATCATACTTTGCATCATCATTCCGCCGGACAGACGACATCGAACATTAATTTTAAGGTGGTCCTGAAAGACAAAGCGCATTCCGCCTACACCGGTCTTATCCGAATTGATAAGACTGCGAAAACCTGCGCGGCCTATCAGGAAAACCGGAACTTGCTTTTAAATCCAGGCACTAAGGCTGAGACTGTTCCTGAGCTTGAGATTCTCAACGAAGATGTTTCCTGTACCCATGGCGCGACTGTGGGACCGATTGACCCACTACAATTGTTCTATCTCTCATGCCGCGGTATTGCGCACAAAGATGCCGTTCGGATGATTGTCTCAGGCTACGTGGCATCGACATTTGGGTTGCTTCCCGAGGATTTGCGTGAACAGATTTCGGCCTATGTGACCGCACGGCTTGAAGAGATTTAG